From Pseudomonas vanderleydeniana, the proteins below share one genomic window:
- a CDS encoding flavohemoglobin expression-modulating QEGLA motif protein codes for MDEYQQTIRSLSDRIVLAQTPIRVLDAVKWDENIRKGFLKAKGKEMPAVDRDYYTSRPLSFDSGAVKLELQNIERDITRQLGQFSPVGQIMRRMCKEYRMVVRMLEARGTPDFGLISQELYGAASDAFHAGDPTLADLGLMLSDYLNNIDGRGDLKDEPKTLTAKDAVDMLQRRLNKVFGEAEETIRVFESDGIVADAAAGADYIKIRADALFNSRDVRALEVHEGLVHVGTTLNGLNQPICTFLSKGPPSSTVTQEGLAILMEIITFASYPSRLRKLTNRTRAIDMVEQGADFLQVFEFFREQGFEMAESYGNASRVFRGSVPNGLPFTKDLSYLKGFIMVYNYIQLAVRKGKLEQVPLLFCGKTTLEDMRTLRQLVDEGLVAPPKYLPEQFRDMNALSAWMCFSNFLNHLSLDRIEADYSNIL; via the coding sequence TTGGACGAGTACCAGCAGACGATACGCAGCCTGTCCGACCGCATTGTGCTGGCGCAGACACCGATTCGCGTGCTCGATGCGGTGAAGTGGGACGAGAACATCCGCAAGGGCTTTCTCAAGGCCAAGGGCAAGGAAATGCCGGCGGTGGATCGTGACTACTACACGTCGCGGCCACTGTCGTTCGACTCCGGCGCGGTCAAGCTCGAACTGCAGAACATCGAGCGCGATATCACCCGTCAGCTCGGCCAGTTCAGCCCGGTCGGGCAGATCATGCGGCGCATGTGCAAGGAGTACCGCATGGTGGTGCGCATGCTCGAAGCGCGTGGTACCCCGGATTTCGGACTGATCTCCCAGGAGCTCTACGGCGCTGCTTCCGACGCCTTCCACGCCGGTGACCCGACCCTGGCCGACCTCGGCCTGATGCTGTCCGACTACCTGAACAATATCGACGGTCGTGGCGACCTCAAGGACGAACCCAAGACCCTGACGGCCAAGGATGCCGTCGACATGCTGCAGCGGCGGCTGAACAAGGTGTTCGGCGAGGCCGAGGAAACCATCCGGGTGTTCGAGTCCGACGGTATCGTCGCCGATGCGGCGGCGGGAGCCGACTACATCAAGATCCGCGCCGATGCGCTGTTCAACTCGCGGGATGTGCGGGCGCTGGAGGTGCACGAGGGGCTGGTGCACGTCGGTACCACGCTCAATGGCCTGAACCAGCCGATTTGCACCTTCCTGTCCAAGGGCCCGCCCTCGTCGACGGTGACCCAGGAAGGCCTGGCGATCCTGATGGAAATCATCACCTTCGCGTCCTATCCGAGTCGCCTGCGCAAGCTGACCAACCGCACTCGCGCCATCGACATGGTCGAGCAGGGCGCGGACTTCCTCCAGGTGTTCGAGTTCTTCCGCGAGCAGGGCTTCGAAATGGCCGAGAGCTATGGCAACGCCAGCCGGGTGTTCCGCGGTTCGGTGCCGAATGGGCTGCCGTTCACCAAGGACCTGTCGTACCTGAAGGGGTTCATCATGGTCTACAACTACATCCAGCTGGCCGTGCGCAAGGGCAAGCTGGAACAGGTGCCGCTGCTGTTCTGCGGCAAGACCACCCTGGAAGACATGCGCACCCTGCGCCAGTTGGTGGACGAGGGCCTGGTGGCACCGCCGAAATACCTGCCGGAGCAGTTCCGCGACATGAACGCGCTGTCGGCCTGGATGTGCTTCAGCAACTTCCTCAATCACCTGAGCCTGGACCGGATCGAGGCGGACTACTCCAATATCCTCTGA
- a CDS encoding alpha/beta hydrolase, with the protein MRTLGILCLLLALNGCSSLLFYPEPGLPFTPDKAHLAYRDVTLTTADGTRLRAWWLPAKAGVPVKGTVLHLHGNGGNLSMHLGGSWWLPEQGYQVLLVDYRGYGVSEGEPSLPAVYQDIEAAFQWLERAPEVQGKPLVLLGQSLGGAMAVHYLVEHPGYQPRLKALVLDGVPASYRAVGRFALGSSWLTWPFQVPLSWLVPDGDSAIHAMPQLAGVPKLIFQSIDDPLVPMNNGIVLYQAAPPPRVLQLTRGGHVQTFADPTWRQVMLRYLEDPQHFDGLRRLGEIPNYPAAPNSTVDPESPQ; encoded by the coding sequence ATGAGAACCCTCGGCATCCTTTGCCTGCTCCTGGCCCTCAATGGCTGCAGCTCGCTGCTGTTCTACCCTGAACCCGGCCTGCCGTTCACCCCGGACAAGGCGCACCTGGCCTACCGCGACGTCACCCTGACCACCGCCGACGGCACCCGCCTGCGCGCCTGGTGGCTGCCGGCCAAGGCCGGAGTGCCGGTCAAGGGCACGGTGCTGCACCTGCACGGCAATGGCGGCAACCTGTCCATGCACCTGGGCGGCAGCTGGTGGTTGCCGGAGCAGGGCTACCAGGTGCTGCTGGTCGACTACCGCGGCTATGGCGTGTCCGAGGGCGAGCCGAGCCTGCCGGCGGTCTACCAGGACATCGAGGCGGCTTTCCAGTGGCTGGAGCGAGCGCCGGAAGTCCAGGGCAAGCCGCTGGTGCTGCTGGGCCAGAGCCTGGGCGGGGCGATGGCGGTGCATTACCTGGTCGAGCACCCCGGCTACCAGCCGCGTCTCAAGGCACTGGTGCTCGATGGCGTGCCTGCCAGCTATCGTGCGGTGGGGCGATTCGCCCTGGGCAGTTCCTGGCTGACCTGGCCGTTCCAGGTGCCACTGTCCTGGCTGGTGCCGGATGGCGACAGCGCGATCCATGCCATGCCGCAACTGGCCGGCGTGCCCAAGCTGATCTTCCAGAGCATCGACGATCCATTGGTGCCGATGAACAACGGTATTGTCCTGTATCAGGCCGCGCCGCCACCCAGAGTGCTACAACTGACCCGCGGCGGGCATGTGCAGACCTTCGCCGATCCGACCTGGCGCCAGGTGATGCTGCGCTACCTCGAGGACCCGCAACATTTCGACGGCCTGCGCCGTCTGGGCGAGATCCCCAATTATCCCGCTGCCCCGAATTCGACTGTTGACCCAGAGAGCCCGCAATGA
- a CDS encoding TetR/AcrR family transcriptional regulator, translating to MDRAMAQEGAAGVASALAESVQYQGRKASRQGSEQRRQDILNAAMRIVVRDGVRGVRHRAVAAEAGVPLSATTYYFKDIDDLLTDTFAQYVERSAAYMAKLWENNEGLLREMVAYGDGSPASRAQLADEIARLTADYVQRQLHNRREYLMAEQAFRQEALLNPRLAQLVRAHQQILLRGSCQFFQVLGSRQPEQDAKVLTAIIGRMEYQGLLDEAEPESEQDRLGILTRYMHLVLASV from the coding sequence GTGGACCGTGCAATGGCTCAAGAAGGGGCTGCTGGTGTAGCCAGCGCGTTGGCTGAAAGCGTTCAGTACCAGGGACGCAAGGCCAGCCGACAGGGCAGTGAGCAACGGCGACAGGACATTCTCAATGCAGCCATGCGGATCGTCGTGCGTGACGGCGTCCGCGGCGTGCGCCACCGTGCGGTGGCTGCCGAGGCGGGTGTGCCGTTGTCGGCCACCACCTACTATTTCAAGGATATCGATGACCTGCTGACCGATACCTTTGCCCAATACGTCGAACGCAGCGCGGCCTACATGGCCAAGCTGTGGGAGAACAACGAAGGCCTGCTGCGCGAGATGGTCGCCTACGGTGATGGCAGCCCGGCCTCGCGGGCGCAACTGGCCGATGAAATCGCCCGGTTGACCGCCGACTATGTCCAGCGTCAGTTGCACAACCGGCGCGAGTACCTGATGGCCGAGCAGGCGTTTCGCCAGGAGGCGCTGCTCAACCCGCGCCTGGCGCAGCTGGTGCGCGCGCACCAGCAGATTCTCCTGCGTGGCTCCTGCCAGTTCTTCCAGGTGCTGGGCTCCAGGCAGCCGGAGCAGGATGCCAAAGTGTTGACGGCGATTATCGGACGGATGGAATATCAGGGCCTTCTTGACGAGGCTGAGCCCGAGAGCGAGCAGGATCGACTCGGGATTCTCACCCGTTACATGCACCTGGTGCTGGCCTCCGTCTAA
- the prfB gene encoding peptide chain release factor 2 (programmed frameshift) — MEINPILNSIKDLSERSETIRGYLDYDQKHERLIEVNRELEDPSVWSNPEYAQNLGRERATLAQIVETLDEMSSGLSDAGDLLEMAAAEEDQGAVDDVAAEVERLREILEKLEFRRMFSGEMDQNHAYLDIQAGSGGTEAQDWANILLRMYLRWADKRGFDATIMELSAGEVAGIKGATVHIKGEYAFGWLRTEIGVHRLVRKSPFDSGNRRHTSFSAVFVSPEIDDNIEIDINPADLRIDTYRSSGAGGQHVNTTDSAVRITHVPTNTVVSCQNERSQHANKDTAMKMLRARLYEQEIQKRNAASQALEDSKSDIGWGHQIRSYVLDASRIKDLRTNIERSDCDKVLDGDIDEYLVASLKQGL, encoded by the exons ATGGAAATCAACCCGATCCTTAACAGTATCAAGGACCTGTCCGAGCGCTCCGAAACTATTCGGGGGTATCTT GACTACGATCAAAAGCATGAGCGCCTGATCGAAGTCAACCGCGAGCTCGAAGACCCAAGCGTCTGGAGCAACCCCGAGTACGCCCAGAACCTGGGCCGCGAGCGTGCCACCCTGGCCCAGATCGTCGAGACCCTGGACGAGATGTCCAGCGGCCTGAGCGATGCCGGCGACCTGCTGGAAATGGCTGCCGCCGAGGAAGACCAGGGTGCGGTCGACGATGTCGCCGCCGAGGTCGAGCGCTTGCGCGAAATCCTCGAGAAGCTGGAATTCCGCCGGATGTTCAGCGGCGAGATGGACCAGAACCACGCCTACCTGGACATCCAGGCCGGTTCCGGGGGCACCGAGGCCCAGGACTGGGCCAACATCCTGCTGCGCATGTACCTGCGCTGGGCCGACAAGCGCGGTTTCGACGCGACCATCATGGAGCTGTCCGCCGGCGAAGTCGCCGGGATCAAGGGCGCGACCGTGCATATCAAGGGCGAGTACGCCTTTGGCTGGCTGCGCACCGAAATCGGCGTGCACCGCCTGGTGCGCAAGAGCCCGTTCGACTCCGGCAACCGTCGCCACACCTCGTTCTCCGCGGTGTTCGTCTCGCCGGAAATCGATGACAACATCGAAATCGACATCAACCCGGCGGACCTGCGGATCGATACCTATCGCTCCTCCGGTGCCGGTGGTCAGCACGTCAACACCACCGACTCGGCGGTCCGTATCACCCACGTGCCGACCAACACCGTGGTCAGTTGCCAGAACGAGCGTTCCCAGCACGCGAACAAGGACACCGCGATGAAGATGTTGCGGGCGCGCCTGTACGAGCAGGAAATACAGAAGCGCAACGCCGCTTCCCAGGCCCTGGAAGACTCCAAGTCGGATATCGGCTGGGGGCACCAGATCCGTTCCTACGTGCTTGATGCCTCGCGGATCAAGGACCTGCGGACCAACATCGAACGCAGCGACTGCGACAAGGTGCTGGACGGCGACATCGATGAATACCTGGTAGCCAGCCTCAAGCAGGGGCTGTAA
- the lysS gene encoding lysine--tRNA ligase: protein MSDQQLDPQALQQEENTLIALRKEKLAAERTKGNAFPNDFRRDAYCEDLQKQYADKTKEELAEAAIPVKVAGRIMLNRGSFMVIQDMSGRIQVYVNRKTLSEETLAAVKTWDLGDIISAEGTLARSGKGDLYVEMTDVRLLTKSLRPLPDKHHGLTDTEQRYRQRYVDLIVNEETRQTFRVRSQVIAHIRSFMMKRDFMEVETPMLQTIPGGAAAKPFETHHNALDMGMYLRIAPELYLKRLVVGGFERVFEINRNFRNEGVSTRHNPEFTMLEFYQAYADYEDNMDLTEELFRELAQAVLGSTDVPYGDKVFHFGEPFARLSVFDSILKYNPELTEADLLDVDKAREIARKAGAKVLGHEGLGKLQVMIFEELVEHKLEQPHFITEYPFEVSPLARRNDKNPNVTDRFELFIGGREIANAYSELNDAEDQAERFKAQVAEKDAGDDEAMHYDADFVRALEYGMPPTAGEGIGIDRLVMLLTNAPSIRDVILFPHMRPQA from the coding sequence ATGAGCGACCAACAACTCGACCCGCAAGCCCTGCAACAGGAAGAAAACACCCTGATCGCCCTGCGCAAGGAAAAGCTTGCCGCCGAGCGCACCAAGGGCAATGCCTTCCCCAACGACTTCCGTCGCGACGCCTACTGTGAAGACCTGCAGAAACAGTACGCCGACAAGACCAAGGAAGAGCTGGCAGAGGCGGCGATCCCGGTCAAGGTTGCCGGTCGCATCATGCTCAACCGTGGCTCGTTCATGGTGATCCAGGACATGTCCGGGCGCATCCAGGTCTACGTCAACCGCAAGACCCTCTCGGAAGAGACCCTGGCGGCGGTGAAGACCTGGGACCTGGGTGACATTATCAGCGCCGAGGGCACCCTGGCCCGTTCCGGCAAGGGCGACCTGTACGTCGAAATGACCGACGTGCGCCTGCTGACCAAGTCGCTGCGCCCGCTGCCGGACAAGCACCACGGCCTGACCGACACCGAGCAGCGCTATCGCCAGCGCTACGTCGACCTGATCGTCAACGAGGAAACCCGCCAGACCTTCCGCGTGCGCTCGCAAGTCATCGCCCACATCCGCAGCTTCATGATGAAGCGCGACTTCATGGAAGTGGAAACGCCGATGCTGCAGACCATTCCGGGCGGTGCCGCGGCCAAGCCGTTCGAAACCCACCACAACGCGCTGGACATGGGCATGTACCTGCGCATCGCGCCCGAGCTGTACCTCAAGCGCCTGGTGGTCGGTGGCTTCGAGCGGGTGTTCGAGATCAACCGCAACTTCCGTAACGAAGGTGTTTCGACCCGGCACAACCCCGAGTTCACCATGCTCGAGTTCTACCAGGCCTACGCCGATTACGAAGACAACATGGATCTGACCGAAGAACTGTTCCGTGAACTGGCCCAGGCCGTTCTGGGCAGCACCGACGTGCCGTACGGCGACAAGGTGTTCCACTTCGGCGAGCCGTTCGCGCGCCTGTCGGTGTTCGACTCGATCCTCAAGTACAACCCGGAACTGACCGAAGCCGACCTGCTGGACGTCGACAAGGCCCGCGAAATCGCCAGGAAGGCTGGCGCCAAGGTGCTCGGCCACGAAGGCCTGGGCAAGCTGCAGGTGATGATTTTCGAAGAACTGGTCGAGCACAAGCTGGAGCAGCCGCACTTCATTACCGAGTACCCGTTCGAAGTCTCGCCGCTGGCTCGTCGCAACGACAAGAACCCGAACGTCACCGACCGCTTCGAGCTGTTCATCGGTGGCCGCGAAATCGCCAACGCCTACTCGGAGCTCAACGACGCCGAGGATCAGGCCGAGCGCTTCAAGGCCCAGGTGGCGGAGAAGGATGCCGGTGATGACGAAGCCATGCACTACGACGCCGACTTCGTCCGCGCCCTGGAGTACGGCATGCCGCCGACGGCGGGTGAAGGGATCGGTATCGACCGCCTGGTGATGCTGCTGACCAACGCGCCGTCGATCCGCGACGTCATCCTGTTCCCGCACATGCGGCCGCAAGCATAA